A stretch of DNA from Desulfurella amilsii:
CCTCTGTATTGGAATATACTATAAAGAACCTTGAACCGGGTAAAATTTATCTGTTTATGGTAAGGTCTGTGGATGCAACAGGTGTTAAAAGCCCAGATTCAGAAATTGTTCAGGGGAAGACTTTTCCTATTCCATCAGCTCCAAAAGGTATAAAAGTAGAACAACTGCCAACTGGAGCAATAAAAATTGAATGGGCAAGCTCGGGTAACGACATAGCTTATTACAAACTTTTTAGAAGGTACTATTTATTTATAACAAATGAAATTGCCAAGGTTAAAGACACATCATATATTGATGATAAGGTAAAGCCTGATACTACTTACTATTATTGGGTCAAAGCGGTTGACAAGTGGGGCCAAGTTAGTCCTGATTCAGAAACTGTATCGGTAAAAACCAGAAATCAATAAATGTTTTGTAAACTAAAAAGTGCTTTTTTAATAGGTATTGAGGCATATGGTGTTGATGTAGAAATTGATAGCTCAAAAGGTATGCCTATGTTTGTTATTGTAGGCCTTGCTGATAATGCAATTAAAGAAAGTAAAGAGCGCGTACGAAGTGCTCTTTTAAATAGTTCAATACCATTTAAAGCAACAAGACTTACAATCAATTTATCCCCAGCAGATGTAAAAAAAGAAGGTTCTCAATTTGACTTGCCAATAGCGATCGGCATTGCGATGGTAAATGGTGTTGAGGTATCAAAAAATTTGGATGAATTTTTATTTGTAGCCGAATTGTCTCTTGATGGAAAACTAAGGCCAATAAGTGGTATTTTACCAATCTCGGTGTATGCCAAAAAGCACAATTTATCCCTTGTAATTGCAAAAGACAATTCTTGTGAAGCTTCTCTTGCAAAAACAAATATTTATGCGTTTGAAAACTTATCAGAAGTTATTGGTTTTTTAAATGGGACAATAAACGTAAATTTGTACGATAGCAATAAAACGTTTGAAAGCGATAACTATGATGTTGATTTTTCAGAGATCAAAGGTCAGTATAGGGCAATTAGGGCTGCACGGGCAAAACTGTGTATATATTTATAAAGATTATCAGGTATAGGGCAATTAGGGCTGCACTTATTGCTGCAAGCGGGTTTCACAATTTAATGCTTGCAGGTCCACCAGGCACAGGAAAAAGCATGCTTGCACAAAGGATACCTACTATTATGCCTCCAATGAGCGAATCAGAAATTATAGAAACAACCAAAATATACAGTGTGGCAGGTATATTAAAAAATAATGGCGTGATGACTAAAAGACCATTTCGTTCTCCGCACCATACAGCAAGTGACATCAGTTTAATTGGCGGTGGAGCTGATGCAAAACCCGGTGAAATCAGTCTTGCACATAATGGTGTATTGTTTTTAGATGAATTACCCGAATTTAAGCGCAATGTAATAGAAGTATTGAGACAACCGTTAGAAAATGGTTATATCAATAT
This window harbors:
- a CDS encoding magnesium chelatase domain-containing protein encodes the protein MFCKLKSAFLIGIEAYGVDVEIDSSKGMPMFVIVGLADNAIKESKERVRSALLNSSIPFKATRLTINLSPADVKKEGSQFDLPIAIGIAMVNGVEVSKNLDEFLFVAELSLDGKLRPISGILPISVYAKKHNLSLVIAKDNSCEASLAKTNIYAFENLSEVIGFLNGTINVNLYDSNKTFESDNYDVDFSEIKGQYRAIRAARAKLCIYL